Proteins from a genomic interval of Quercus lobata isolate SW786 chromosome 11, ValleyOak3.0 Primary Assembly, whole genome shotgun sequence:
- the LOC115969077 gene encoding uncharacterized protein LOC115969077 — MWLRCIDLHCLRIPSCFRSYGLCMEEYGVAESWTKKYSVPMIRGSVVNFYGCTDNGELLIKNATGLISFDPESRNQNFLAIEDADWVGFTANSMKSLILLDGGRKGRRESRRRRKVKGERWRRRREERVRRHGETKLTSRTA; from the exons atGTGGTTACGATGTATCGACTTGCATTGTTTAAGGATCCCTAGCTGTTTTCGCTCTTATGGGTTATGCATGGAGGAGTATGGTGTGGCTGAGTCTTGGACTAAAAAATATTCGGTACCAATGATTCGGGGTAGTGTTGTTAATTTCTATGGCTGCACTGATAATGGTGAACTTTTGATTAAGAATGCCACTGGGCTGATTTCATTTGACCCTGAGAGTCGAAATCAGAACTTTCTTGCAATTGAAGATGCTGATTGGGTGGGTTTCACGGCTAATTCAATGAAGAGCTTGATTTTACTCGATGGCG GACGGAAGGGACGGAGAGAATCTCGGAGAAGGCGAAAAGTGAAGGGTGAGAGGTGGCGTCGGCGACGAGAGGAGCGAGTGCGGAGGCATGGAGAGACGAAGCTTACTTCACGAACTGCTTGA